A single genomic interval of Cellvibrio sp. PSBB023 harbors:
- a CDS encoding insulinase family protein has protein sequence MSYPTFELLRSHSIDALKIRVEEYRHKVTGAQHIHLAADNNENVFLVALRTVPHDSTGVAHILEHTALCGSQKYPVRDPFFMMVRRSLNTFMNAFTSSDWTAYPFASQNQKDFNNLLDVYLDAVFFSRLDELDFAQEGHRVEFAETDNPASDLVFKGVVFNEMKGAMSSVSSQLWHTLCKYLYPTTTYHYNSGGEPEDIPSLTYQQLKDFYRTHYHPSNAIFMTYGDIPAAVHQEKFETRALSQFEPLDEVIAVGDEKRYHAPIAVEEAYPIDESDADNLDEKHHVVIAWLLGKTTDLDESLEAQLVSNILLDNSASPLQQALETTDLGQAPSPLCGLDDSSREMAFVCGLEGCTLENAPHVEAMILDTMRKVADAGIPQEQIEASLHQLELSQREVGGDGYPYGLQLILTGLTSATHRGDPIALLDVDAALDNLRRKTQDPAFIQTAVRKWLLDNPHRVRLTLRPDAQMGERIKAAEIARLAAMKANLSEEQKQEIIARAHALQERQQQQDDESILPKVDLTDIPANLHYTPGTHELLHHYPLRRYSAGTNGLVYQQITCKLPALSEAQLKVLPYYCICLTELGAGDKDYLATQRWQAEVVGSIHAFSSIRGASGDVQAIDAYLTLSAKALSRNSAALNALMQTTLLEVRFDEHSRIRELIAQNRARREQSITGNGHSLAMTAACAGMSPAAKVSHLLGGLEGIAAVKALDNSLDDAQQLADFAALLQSIHALVLHAPKQFLIVGEQEHLDNYRDNLQARWPAESIVSKFKHFSLPPVQETVREAWITNTQVNFCAKAYPSVPSDHPDAAALTVLGGFLRNGFLHRTIREQGGAYGGGASQDSNSAAFRFYSYRDPRLTETLADFDASLQWLQTTDHPWQSVEEAILGVIGSIDKPGSPAGEAKSTYQAELFGRTREKREQFRNRVLAVTANDLKRVAATYLRPEKASIAVVTHAGQKELVEQLGLSLKTC, from the coding sequence ATGAGTTATCCAACGTTTGAATTATTGCGCAGCCACAGTATCGACGCATTGAAGATTCGTGTTGAGGAATATCGCCATAAAGTGACCGGCGCCCAACACATCCATTTAGCGGCCGACAATAATGAAAATGTTTTTCTGGTAGCCTTGCGCACAGTGCCGCATGACTCTACAGGTGTGGCGCATATTCTGGAGCACACCGCGCTCTGCGGCAGCCAAAAATACCCGGTGCGCGATCCGTTTTTTATGATGGTACGCCGTTCGCTTAATACCTTTATGAATGCCTTTACCAGCTCGGATTGGACGGCCTACCCCTTCGCCAGCCAGAACCAAAAAGATTTTAATAATTTGCTGGATGTGTATTTGGATGCGGTGTTTTTTTCGCGTCTGGATGAACTGGATTTTGCACAGGAAGGCCACCGCGTGGAATTTGCTGAAACAGATAATCCCGCATCCGATTTAGTCTTCAAAGGCGTAGTATTTAATGAAATGAAAGGGGCGATGAGTTCGGTATCGTCCCAACTCTGGCATACCCTGTGTAAGTACCTTTACCCCACAACGACTTATCACTACAACAGTGGTGGCGAACCGGAAGATATTCCCAGCCTCACCTATCAGCAGTTGAAAGATTTTTATCGCACCCACTATCACCCCAGCAACGCCATTTTTATGACCTATGGCGACATTCCTGCGGCTGTTCATCAAGAGAAATTTGAAACCCGTGCGCTCAGCCAATTTGAGCCATTGGATGAAGTGATTGCAGTGGGCGATGAGAAACGCTACCACGCACCTATTGCGGTAGAAGAAGCCTATCCGATTGATGAGAGTGATGCCGATAACCTGGATGAAAAACACCATGTCGTTATTGCTTGGTTATTAGGCAAAACGACTGATCTGGATGAATCGCTGGAGGCGCAATTGGTATCCAATATTTTATTGGATAACAGCGCATCGCCACTGCAGCAAGCACTGGAAACCACAGACCTGGGGCAAGCGCCATCCCCCTTATGTGGGCTGGACGACTCATCGCGCGAAATGGCGTTTGTGTGCGGACTGGAAGGCTGTACGCTGGAAAATGCCCCCCATGTAGAGGCGATGATCCTCGACACTATGCGCAAAGTGGCCGATGCGGGTATTCCGCAAGAGCAGATCGAAGCGTCCCTGCACCAACTGGAGTTATCGCAGCGCGAAGTGGGTGGCGACGGTTATCCCTATGGCCTGCAACTGATCCTGACTGGTTTAACCTCTGCGACCCATCGCGGCGACCCTATCGCCCTGCTGGATGTGGATGCCGCCTTGGACAATTTGCGTCGCAAAACCCAGGACCCGGCGTTTATCCAGACTGCCGTGCGCAAATGGCTGTTGGATAACCCGCACCGTGTACGCCTGACCTTGCGCCCGGATGCCCAAATGGGCGAGCGCATCAAAGCCGCTGAAATTGCGCGTCTCGCCGCGATGAAAGCCAACCTGAGCGAGGAGCAAAAACAGGAAATTATCGCCCGGGCCCATGCCCTGCAGGAGCGCCAACAGCAGCAGGACGATGAGAGCATACTGCCAAAGGTTGACCTGACTGATATTCCCGCCAACCTGCATTACACACCGGGCACCCATGAGCTACTGCATCACTACCCGCTGCGCCGCTACAGCGCGGGAACTAATGGGCTGGTATACCAACAAATTACCTGTAAGTTACCCGCGCTGTCTGAAGCGCAACTCAAGGTATTGCCTTATTACTGCATTTGCTTAACCGAATTGGGCGCGGGCGATAAAGATTACCTGGCCACCCAGCGCTGGCAAGCCGAAGTGGTAGGCTCCATTCATGCCTTTAGCAGCATTCGTGGCGCCAGTGGTGATGTACAGGCAATTGACGCCTACCTGACCCTCTCCGCCAAGGCCTTGAGCCGCAACAGTGCCGCGCTCAATGCGTTGATGCAAACCACCTTGCTGGAAGTCCGTTTTGACGAGCACAGCCGTATTCGCGAGCTTATTGCCCAAAACCGCGCCCGCCGCGAGCAGAGCATTACCGGCAATGGCCATAGCCTCGCCATGACTGCCGCTTGTGCAGGCATGAGTCCGGCAGCCAAAGTGTCACACCTGCTAGGCGGACTGGAAGGCATTGCGGCGGTCAAAGCATTGGATAACTCACTGGACGATGCGCAGCAACTTGCCGATTTTGCCGCGCTGCTGCAATCCATCCACGCCTTGGTGCTGCACGCCCCTAAACAATTCCTGATTGTGGGCGAGCAGGAACATCTGGATAACTACCGCGATAACTTGCAAGCGCGTTGGCCTGCGGAAAGCATCGTCAGCAAGTTCAAACACTTCAGTTTGCCGCCCGTGCAAGAAACCGTGCGCGAGGCGTGGATTACCAACACTCAGGTAAACTTCTGCGCCAAAGCCTACCCCAGTGTGCCCAGTGATCACCCGGATGCAGCGGCACTCACGGTGTTGGGCGGTTTTTTACGCAACGGCTTTTTGCATCGCACCATTCGCGAACAAGGCGGAGCCTACGGCGGTGGCGCCAGCCAGGACAGTAATAGCGCGGCGTTCCGCTTCTATTCTTATCGCGACCCACGGCTGACCGAAACCCTGGCGGATTTCGATGCGTCCTTGCAATGGTTACAAACCACGGATCACCCTTGGCAATCCGTGGAAGAGGCCATCCTCGGGGTTATCGGCAGTATCGATAAACCCGGCTCGCCTGCTGGTGAAGCCAAATCCACCTATCAAGCCGAGTTGTTTGGCCGCACCCGCGAAAAGCGCGAGCAGTTCCGCAACCGTGTTCTGGCTGTCACCGCCAATGACCTCAAGCGTGTTGCAGCTACCTATTTGCGGCCGGAAAAAGCCAGCATTGCCGTAGTAACCCATGCAGGGCAAAAAGAACTGGTGGAGCAGCTGGGATTAAGCCTCAAAACCTGCTGA